In Equus quagga isolate Etosha38 unplaced genomic scaffold, UCLA_HA_Equagga_1.0 155512_RagTag, whole genome shotgun sequence, the sequence CTAGTTTGTGGCACATTGGGACTGCAGACCCCATGGTAAGATGGCTGATGTCTCACTTTTTGAAGCCTCTCGAGCGGAGCGTTCATCTCCTGCAAAGGAGATGGTCATGTCCTGGGCCTCGGCCCCAGGCTGGTCCTGGGCAGGAACCTGGTCGGCTGTCTCTTCAAGACTCTGAGTCTGGACCTGGAGGGCCAAGAGGAGAAGGGCAGCAAGAAGG encodes:
- the LOC124233165 gene encoding alpha-defensin 1-like gives rise to the protein MRTLTLLAALLLLALQVQTQSLEETADQVPAQDQPGAEAQDMTISFAGDERSAREASKRLIVCTCRRPWSCRLGERHSGTCRDRQGLIYRLCCRR